A segment of the Salvelinus sp. IW2-2015 linkage group LG23, ASM291031v2, whole genome shotgun sequence genome:
cattgatccccaatacTTAGGTAAatctgtacagtgcaatatgaatgtcaatacacacaataggctgactggggaggtgatttcacacagtcacgtGATAAGAGCTATAACGCTAAGATTTGGCATAaatcttcacagttgtgttctgtgggtgtcaccaagtagactgataccccatttcattgcttcacattccaaccttgtttaaaaTTATCTATCTAATATGGCATGACTccccaattgtaaccttctgctcactttcaaagaggtactttttATTTGAAGCGGTTTTGCCTTCAAATGTTGGAATGCTGAAGCAATGAAATGGAGTATCAGTTCTACTTGGTTGAACCCACCAGACACAACTGTGAACAGTTTACGCAAAATCTTAGCGTTATAGCTCTTATCacgtgactgtgtgaaatcacctccccagtcagcctattgtgtgtattgacattcatattgcactgtacagatTTACTTAAGTATTGGGGATCAataaaatggggtatcagtctactcaatacccaatatatttttttcccagtCGCAAATTCCTCTATTGTGCCTAATccgtattgtggctagcttcacaacacataactcGGTCCGGTCGAgcgtcactagccagatgaacCTAGCTGGCTGCTAATAACGTTAGCtatgggcaacagggttaagtagcgggctggctatttattttcatgaattgaagttcaatttcaataggcgaacaacaagtggctacctagctaatacctACTCACaatgattcctaaatcattgctaagaataatgaaaatgactgcagtttttactggtcattgttttcaggctggttgtattggtgctagctaggtaccaagctaaagctagctaccccagaagttgcggtcgaacaaataaagctttattaccaacgcggtattgtaaacacattgttcgtggccgatgtttgcttgtttgcatacTTTTTTGTAcggctttgacagtgctactgatagcagtggtggcgcttggcttacacgtgcaaattcagaacacacattATATAACATAACTGtgctatttgacgtgtcaaattaaaagcttatttaacgcatcaaatagtgttatttgacgtgcatCTTTTTTTGacaagcaaagacccaaacggcgttccatacgtGACCCACGTGTTACGCCTCGCTCAAAATAACTAGGAAATTGGAAGTCTCCGACATCCGTGCAACTGGTAACTCAAGAAAAACGAGTTTGACTGGGAAAAATCTTTTGAACTCAGAATTCCATGacggaaactctggcatctttatagagctctgactttctgcACAGAAGATCACTGGCTCATGATTTAACCTTGTTTAAATTTTTCTCTAAGTTCccagtcttgaaagcaccattataGCAGTCTGATGTCCGACGGCACAGTTTGACgcggcacgcaaccattggttgatgcaggGAAGGTCTGACCAGGGTAATGCTAGCCTCGTATGAACCATCCTGATATCGCAAGCTTACATTTTGTTTCGCTACACGGATACTGCGAAACAGAATGGAAGCTCGCGAGATCAGGATGTTCCGAACAAGGCTAGGGGAACGCGACCTATGAGATTTGTGATTACTTTTGTCGTTCATTAAGTCTTTCACGTGTTCCCCAGGTATGAGGCTGTGTCTGCTGTTTGTGGTCACTCTGTTGTCCTTGGCCCCGGCAGTTCGTGGTGGCGACAAAAAGAAGCTCCAAATTGGCATCAAGAAAAGAGTTGACAACTGCCCCATCAAGTCCCGTAAAGGGGATGTGCTGAACATGCACTACACTGTGAGTAATAAGGAGGATACGTCTCCTTTTAGACATTGAATGAAAAGTAATATCTATTTCCATTTAATGCTCATTCAATGAATGTCATCCCAATATAATGGAGATCCAGAAATTGACACATTTGAACAAATGACAGTGTGTTTAGACAATAACTCTGTTTGTTTGCAGGGAAAGCTGGAGGATGGAACAGAGTTTGACAGCAGCATTCCAAGGAACCAGCCCTTCACCTTTACTCTGGGAACCGGACAAGTCATCAAAGGCTGGGACCAGGGCCTGCTCGGGTTGGTGCctgtttttatttaaaacatttctttGCCCCTATGGACTTGTGTGCTCATGCATGTGACTGGATGACTTGTGAAGGTATTACATTTGCAGATAGTGTAAAAACTATAGAATGATGTGCTTTTGGATATAAGGTGTAACAACAAATTGACCTTTGACTCTTGCATGTGAAGTTCTTAATCCACCAATCTCACTTTCTCTCATTAGAatgtgtgagggagagaagaggaaactgGTCATCCCCTCTGAGCTTGGTGAGGTTGCACACTGATACTTCACACTGTTCCAATGGTCACTTATATCTTTCCTATGCTCTACTGATGACTAAATCTAGCATGCATTATCCACGTAGATTATATAAACCCAATCAATTATCATGAAAGATAAAAAGCCCTATAAGCCTTGAGGTCCATTTTGCCAGCCACTGTTTTGACCTCCATTTATATTACTCCTTTTGTAGGATATGGAGACAGAGGAGCGCCTCCTAAGATCCCAGGTATTTCAGATATTTCTCTACATCTCCCACCGGCTTTCTCTACAAGTCAGTCTCTGAGGTAACCATGTCTTTATTGGGAAGCGCTTTCTACTCTCTTTGTTCGTAACTACCCCGTCTCTCCAACAGGTGGTGCCACTCTCATTTTTGAAGTTGAACTGCTCAGCATCGAGAGGAGGTCTGATTTATAGTGAACATTAACTTCAAGCAAAATAAGCGGCCTGTTAGTGCTGGTTTTAAGTCAGTGTGCTCTACCATCTATAAGCCATTAAAGACCCTGCATAATATACATACTATTCAACTATAACTAACATCATATGTAACTGTGGTACCCCCTGGTGAATCCAATGCCTTAAAAATGTCATCATTTTTAGTTCAGCATTCAAAGTTGCCCCTTACCTCATTCCTGTGTTATGTTTTCCTGAACGTTATGCCATGACCAGCTCTTGCTCTTTGACGTAAATGTATCATCATTCTCATTTTGGAGTAATTTACCAGCCTGATAAGTGTAACTTGCAGGGTACGTATCATGCTGAGAGAACAGGTCATATAACACACATGCTATATGGTAGCACAAGATAAGCGATGGTGCACTATTCAGTAGGTTTTTGGGCTCTATTGAAAGGATTATTTGTAACAGATTTCCAATTTCACTACATTGGTATACAAGACTTGACCAATGGTCTTGTTTCAGTAAAAGATTAAAGATTTGGATTTTTAAAGTGTGACTTTTTTCCCCTGGAAGATATTTAGCTACAGTACCtttacatttagcagactctcttctccagagccacttacaggagcaattagggttaagtgccttttacgccgacagatttttcacttagttgGCTCGTGGATGAAACAACggcttttcggttactggcccaacgctcttaaccgctcgGCTACCTTCCCCCCGTCTCTTATACCCTTACAGTAACATCTGAAGTGCACACAAAAGTCTGAGTAGATAAAACATTgaattttaataaaaatgtaacaaaTTGGCCAACAGCACCAGTAAGTATTGCTACATTACATGACTACAGTCTTGCAATCACatcttgaacacacacaccacagataaTACAGTCCCTACTTCCAGCAGATACACTCAGTTTGTGGTTTGA
Coding sequences within it:
- the LOC111950556 gene encoding peptidyl-prolyl cis-trans isomerase FKBP2 isoform X2 → MRLCLLFVVTLLSLAPAVRGGDKKKLQIGIKKRVDNCPIKSRKGDVLNMHYTGKLEDGTEFDSSIPRNQPFTFTLGTGQVIKGWDQGLLGMCEGEKRKLVIPSELGYGDRGAPPKIPGGATLIFEVELLSIERRSDL
- the LOC111950556 gene encoding peptidyl-prolyl cis-trans isomerase FKBP2 isoform X1 is translated as MQGRSDQGMRLCLLFVVTLLSLAPAVRGGDKKKLQIGIKKRVDNCPIKSRKGDVLNMHYTGKLEDGTEFDSSIPRNQPFTFTLGTGQVIKGWDQGLLGMCEGEKRKLVIPSELGYGDRGAPPKIPGGATLIFEVELLSIERRSDL